The region AAAGTAAATATATCTATGGATGAAATGATCGAGACCCTCAAAAATGCAGGGTTTTATATTAAATATAGTATAAAAAGTGAAGATGAATTATTTATAAAACTTGCTTTAGAAGAGATAAGTTCTATTACAATTAAAAATATGTTTACTCCAAGTAAGTCAGAGGATAAAAGTAAGAAAGTTGAGAAAAAGGCACCTAAAAGTAGCAGTATATCACTTTTAATAGATGGAGAAGAAGGTGTAGAAAGCTATTTTGCTAAATGTTGTATGCCTGTTCCGGGAGATGATATTGTTGGTGTCATTAGTAGAAGAGGCATAGGTATTCATAGAACAGATTGTAAAAATATAGAAGAATTAAGTGAATCTAAAAAAGTGTCTGTTCAGTGGAATGAAATTGGCAGAAACGATTTTTCTGCTATGCTCAAGATTGAGGTAGAAGATAAAGATATTATTAATAATATAAGAAATATAATTAATAATGAAGGTGCTCATATTGAAAAGTTCGAGATGCACAGAGATGGAAATTTCTTCACTCTAAAAATATATTTGTTGGTTCATAATTTAAAGCATCTTGAATTAATTAATACTAAATTGAAAAATGCAAATGGGATATATTCTGTAAGGAGGGTGTAATTTTTTGCGCGCTGTTGTTCAAAGAGTTAAACAATCGTCAGTTATTGTAGATGATGAAATTGTAGCAGAGATTGGAAAAGGCTTATTAGTCCTCTTGGGTATAAGTAAAGATGATGGTATTAATGATATTAAATGGCTTGCTGATAAGATTGTTCATCTTCGTATTTTCGAAGATGAACTAGGAAAAATGAATAAATCTGTTCTTGAGGTTGGAGGAGAGTTGTTGGTTGTTTCTCAATTTACTCTTTATGGAGATTGTAGGAAGGGACGAAGGCCTTCTTTTAGTGAATCGGCCACTCCTGATATTGCTCAATCGTTGTATAATAATTTTCTTTCATTTTTGACAGAAAATTATAATATTAATGTAAAAAATGGTATTTTTCAAGCCCAGATGATAGTTAATATTGTTAATGATGGTCCGGTTACTTTACTTTTAGATTCAAAAAAACAATTTTAGAGGAGGGTTTATTTAATGAAAGAAAAAGTAGTTACAGTTTTTGTATATAAAGAAGACCCGTTTGAAGCACATATTTCCGTTGAAGGTGCTGAATGTGGAGTAAATGAAAAAAATGTACGTAAAATATTTTTTGGCTATGAAAAACCAGCCAGGGGAGTAGTTGTAAAATTTAAACTTCCTAATGGCGAAAAAAAATTTGTTAAAGGTGAATAGAAGAACTATCTTCTATCTCTTTTAGAATTTCTGAAACGTCTAGCGGTGAAATATCGTTTATTTCTTCTTTCAATTTTTTGAACGAATTTACAAAATATGAATTTTGATTTCCAGTGCTTATTTCCAAATAGCATTCTATTAATGCAGCAAGTAAATCTGCTGTTCTTACAAATTTACCGTAATTATCATTGAAAGGATAATATATATATTTTTCAAACTTCAAAGTTTTTTCTCTCAAAATTGATTTGCTATTGTACCATTCTTGAACAAATTCTTTTTCTATTTCGCTAATAATTTCTTCTAAACCTTCAACTTTTCTTTTTGTTGGGCTAATAACGTCTCCAGTAAATGCCTCTGGAAGGTCATGTAGTATTGCGCAAGCCATTATTTCATAAATTTCATTTTTATCTAAATTAACTGATAAAGCCAATATGTAGGCTATGAGAAAGACAAGAAAAGAGTGAGAAGAAACTGAACTTTTTATGTTTCTATGATTTTTATTCCAACGGATCATAGTTACAAGTCTACATGATATTTTTAGTAATTCATCTGCAAGCTCTTCAATCATTTCTTTATCTTTGACGTTTATCTTTTGAATCTTTTTTTCATTTTTTAATCTTGGTTCTTCATAATATTCTGGAAATACCCTTTCATTGATTAATGCTTCTTTTTTTGATGCAAGTAAATTAATTAAACGAATAATATTTTGAGTTTCTTCATCAAACTCGTATTTTACTAATAACTTTTCACTTAAATTAATATCTAGAGTATTTTCTAATTCTTTATAAGTTTGGTCTATTGTTTTTTCCCAAATATCTTTTCCTTTTTTTTCTATTTGATTTTTTGTTTCTAACGAAATATCAGATAAAATTATTTTTGGTATAGCTTCATAAATTTTATTGTGTAAAATATTTACCACCTTTGTTTTATCTTCATCAGAAAAAATAAATAATGATAGAAGCAATGTATTATATATGTTGTCGGATTCGGTGAATCTAATAATTGCAGGAGTATTATTCCAGCGAAAAACTGTGAACAAGTTCGCACTTTCAATTAGAAAATTACCATAACTCATAATTAACACCTCATATTATTTAAAATGTTAACATTTTAATTGTATCACAGATTAATTATAATTTTTTAGTTTTTGGTATAATTATTTTGCATTTAATCAATACTATATGAGAAAATATGAAAGGAGTATATAATTGAAAACATTATTTATAGCCGGTATCTCAGGTTCTATAGGAGAACAAGCTCTAGAAGTGTTAAATACGGAATGGTTTAAAGAGAACGTAAAATTAATTGGAGGAAGTGTTTATTCAAATTGGAACAAATTAAAAATAGATATAGATAAATATAAATTAAAAGCAGTTGCCATTGTTAATGCTCAACAAAATTTGCCAAATGATTATAATGATTGTAAAATTTTTCAGGGAGAAGATTCTGTTGAAAAGGCTATTCAATACTGTGATTCGGATATTTCTTTGATAGCCACTTCAGGGTTTTCTGGTTTGAAACATACTATCTCTGCGATCAATTTTTCTGAAAGAATTTGTTTGGCTAATAAAGAGTCTATAGTCTGTGGAGGAAATTATGTTTTGAATTTAGCTAAGAAGTTTAAAAAATTAATTATCCCTGTTGACAGTGAACATAGTGCTATTTATCAATTATTATTGGGTGAGGTTACGATACCTGAAAAAATTATTTTAACTGCAAGCGGTGGATCGGTACGTGATATTCCGATAGATAGCCTTGAGAATGTTACACCAAAAGAAGTATTAAATCATCCTGTTTGGTCTATGGGAGCAAGAATAACAGTTGATTCTGCAACTATGGTTAATAAAGGGCTTGAAGTTTTCGAGGCATACCATCTATTTGGTGTTAAAAATATTGATGTATTGATTAATAGGGATAGTCATGTTCATTCGATAGTTCAATTTAGTGATGGAGTTTTCAAAATGCACTTTGGTCTTCCAAATATGAAGGTTCCTATTGCTTTCTCTATTTCATATCCTGAAAGAAAATTTAATTTTAATAAGCCTTTATTATCCAATACAAAAATTGAATTTCAAAAGGTTGA is a window of Defluviitoga tunisiensis DNA encoding:
- the dtd gene encoding D-aminoacyl-tRNA deacylase, translating into MRAVVQRVKQSSVIVDDEIVAEIGKGLLVLLGISKDDGINDIKWLADKIVHLRIFEDELGKMNKSVLEVGGELLVVSQFTLYGDCRKGRRPSFSESATPDIAQSLYNNFLSFLTENYNINVKNGIFQAQMIVNIVNDGPVTLLLDSKKQF
- a CDS encoding YfbR-like 5'-deoxynucleotidase, whose protein sequence is MSYGNFLIESANLFTVFRWNNTPAIIRFTESDNIYNTLLLSLFIFSDEDKTKVVNILHNKIYEAIPKIILSDISLETKNQIEKKGKDIWEKTIDQTYKELENTLDINLSEKLLVKYEFDEETQNIIRLINLLASKKEALINERVFPEYYEEPRLKNEKKIQKINVKDKEMIEELADELLKISCRLVTMIRWNKNHRNIKSSVSSHSFLVFLIAYILALSVNLDKNEIYEIMACAILHDLPEAFTGDVISPTKRKVEGLEEIISEIEKEFVQEWYNSKSILREKTLKFEKYIYYPFNDNYGKFVRTADLLAALIECYLEISTGNQNSYFVNSFKKLKEEINDISPLDVSEILKEIEDSSSIHL
- the dxr gene encoding 1-deoxy-D-xylulose-5-phosphate reductoisomerase, which codes for MKTLFIAGISGSIGEQALEVLNTEWFKENVKLIGGSVYSNWNKLKIDIDKYKLKAVAIVNAQQNLPNDYNDCKIFQGEDSVEKAIQYCDSDISLIATSGFSGLKHTISAINFSERICLANKESIVCGGNYVLNLAKKFKKLIIPVDSEHSAIYQLLLGEVTIPEKIILTASGGSVRDIPIDSLENVTPKEVLNHPVWSMGARITVDSATMVNKGLEVFEAYHLFGVKNIDVLINRDSHVHSIVQFSDGVFKMHFGLPNMKVPIAFSISYPERKFNFNKPLLSNTKIEFQKVDYNRYPSLQLAFNILGNPILQNAFNAADEVAVESFLSGGIKFTDIYYIIYKTINKIQQEFSNSTGREFISLEEILEVDKISRTIAKQFILQSR